One part of the Glycine soja cultivar W05 chromosome 11, ASM419377v2, whole genome shotgun sequence genome encodes these proteins:
- the LOC114376528 gene encoding uncharacterized protein LOC114376528 isoform X2: MKKIQGMNSFKYVDDPMAITEETTHVPPRKRQNLLLEIPSRTEESSQEFVAIKMPPTPSSNPTPTPKRVNFLVSSRSVDPPTYHSPGPSTSRGKSSIRNLLPKLSFRYRTPADIEKPNTAAPEVSSTGTGEKPSISRSLSLTKIFTPRIKRASSLPLDEIRQSNNESSQGGSVGGPLNKREAQRKIARSLSVPANDKDKSLRRMDSFFRVVPSTPQVKEGNELLATHTTNDTENEDANGEDIAEEEAVCRICLVDLCEGGETFKLECSCKGELALAHQECAIKWFSIKGNKTCDVCKEEVRNLPVTLLRIQSIRNRNNGGNRTQLEDVNGYRVWQEVPVLVIVSMLAYFCFLEQLLVGKMGTGAIAISLPFSCVLGLLSSMTSSTMVKSRFIWIYASVQFALVVLFAHIFYSVVHVQAVLSILLATFAGFGVVMSGSSILVEYFRWRRRVQALSEQRHGPQLMPQAGQNPRTSNVQRPGPGSGSGLAPSNHSQPVVQNQQNSNQS; encoded by the exons atgaaaaaaattcaagggatgaattcatttaaatat GTTGATGATCCAATGGCGATAACTGAAGAAACCACACATGTTCCTCCTCGGAAGCGACAGAATCTTCTTCTAGAAATACCCTCAAGAACAGAAGAGAGTTCTCAAGAATTTGTTGCAATCAAAATGCCACCGACACCCAGTTCCAATCCCACTCCTACTCCAAAGAGAGTGAATTTTCTTGTGAGTTCTCGCTCTGTTGATCCTCCAACATATCATTCTCCTGGACCTTCAACATCAAGAGGCAAATCATCCATAAGAAACCTGCTCCCAAAACTGAGTTTCAGGTATCGGACACCGGCAGATATTGAAAAACCAAATACTGCAGCTCCAGAAGTTTCCTCTACAGGCACTGGAGAAAAGCCTTCAATCTCAAGATCATTGTCTCTTACTAAGATATTTACTCCTAGGATTAAGAGAGCGTCGTCATTACCACTAGATGAAATTAGACAATCAAACAATGAATCTTCTCAAGGTGGAAGTGTTGGTGGTCCCTTAAAT AAAAGAGAAGCACAGCGGAAGATAGCTCGCTCTCTTTCAGTACCTGCCAATGACAAAGATAAAAGCCTAAGGAGGATGGATTCATTTTTCCGTGTTGTTCCTTCCACTCCTCAAGTAAAGGAAGGAAATGAATTGTTGgccacacacacaacaaatgaTACTG AAAATGAAGATGCTAATGGTGAAGATATAGCTGAAGAAGAGGCTGTTTGTAGAATCTGTCTGGTTGATTTGTGTGAAGGAGGCGAGACCTTCAAGTTGGAATGCAGCTGCAAAGGTGAACTTGCTCTGGCTCACCAAGAATGTGCTATTAAATGGTTTAGTATAAAGGGTAACAAGACCTGCGATGTGTGCAAAGAGGAAGTTCGAAACTTACCTGTCACTCTATTACGGATCCAAAGTATTCGAAATCGGAATAATGGTGGTAATAGGACTCAGCTGGAAGATGTAAATGGATACAG GGTTTGGCAGGAAGTCCCAGTGCTTGTCATTGTCAGCATGCTTGCCTATTTCTGTTTTCTTGAGCAGCTATTG GTTGGAAAAATGGGAACTGGTGCAATTGCCATATCTCTTCCATTTTCCTGTGTATTGGGTCTACTCTCCTCCATGACATCATCAACAATGG TGAAgagcaggttcatctggatatATGCATCTGTTCAGTTTGCTCTAGTGGTTCTCTTTGCGCACATATTTTACTCCGTG GTTCATGTGCAAGCAGTTCTGTCAATCCTTCTGGCCACATTTGCTGGCTTTGGTGTGGTGATGAGTGGGAGTTCTATTCTTGTGGAGTATTTTAGATGGAGGAGAAGAGTGCAGGCTCTATCAGAGCAGCGACATGGCCCGCAACTGATGCCACAAGCAGGACAAAATCCTCGAACATCAAACGTGCAGCGTCCAGGTCCAGGTTCAGGTTCAGGTTTGGCTCCTTCCAACCACAGTCAACCTGTGGTGCAAAATCAACAGAACTCAAATCAGAGCTGA
- the LOC114376528 gene encoding uncharacterized protein LOC114376528 isoform X1, with the protein MTSTEEKPVTVSEEHDASSCRRTVSLPVQKVDDPMAITEETTHVPPRKRQNLLLEIPSRTEESSQEFVAIKMPPTPSSNPTPTPKRVNFLVSSRSVDPPTYHSPGPSTSRGKSSIRNLLPKLSFRYRTPADIEKPNTAAPEVSSTGTGEKPSISRSLSLTKIFTPRIKRASSLPLDEIRQSNNESSQGGSVGGPLNKREAQRKIARSLSVPANDKDKSLRRMDSFFRVVPSTPQVKEGNELLATHTTNDTENEDANGEDIAEEEAVCRICLVDLCEGGETFKLECSCKGELALAHQECAIKWFSIKGNKTCDVCKEEVRNLPVTLLRIQSIRNRNNGGNRTQLEDVNGYRVWQEVPVLVIVSMLAYFCFLEQLLVGKMGTGAIAISLPFSCVLGLLSSMTSSTMVKSRFIWIYASVQFALVVLFAHIFYSVVHVQAVLSILLATFAGFGVVMSGSSILVEYFRWRRRVQALSEQRHGPQLMPQAGQNPRTSNVQRPGPGSGSGLAPSNHSQPVVQNQQNSNQS; encoded by the exons ATGACTAGTACAGAGGAAAAGCCTGTGACTGTGAGTGAGGAACATGATGCAAGTTCTTGCAGAAGAACAGTTTCTCTTCCAGTTCAAAAG GTTGATGATCCAATGGCGATAACTGAAGAAACCACACATGTTCCTCCTCGGAAGCGACAGAATCTTCTTCTAGAAATACCCTCAAGAACAGAAGAGAGTTCTCAAGAATTTGTTGCAATCAAAATGCCACCGACACCCAGTTCCAATCCCACTCCTACTCCAAAGAGAGTGAATTTTCTTGTGAGTTCTCGCTCTGTTGATCCTCCAACATATCATTCTCCTGGACCTTCAACATCAAGAGGCAAATCATCCATAAGAAACCTGCTCCCAAAACTGAGTTTCAGGTATCGGACACCGGCAGATATTGAAAAACCAAATACTGCAGCTCCAGAAGTTTCCTCTACAGGCACTGGAGAAAAGCCTTCAATCTCAAGATCATTGTCTCTTACTAAGATATTTACTCCTAGGATTAAGAGAGCGTCGTCATTACCACTAGATGAAATTAGACAATCAAACAATGAATCTTCTCAAGGTGGAAGTGTTGGTGGTCCCTTAAAT AAAAGAGAAGCACAGCGGAAGATAGCTCGCTCTCTTTCAGTACCTGCCAATGACAAAGATAAAAGCCTAAGGAGGATGGATTCATTTTTCCGTGTTGTTCCTTCCACTCCTCAAGTAAAGGAAGGAAATGAATTGTTGgccacacacacaacaaatgaTACTG AAAATGAAGATGCTAATGGTGAAGATATAGCTGAAGAAGAGGCTGTTTGTAGAATCTGTCTGGTTGATTTGTGTGAAGGAGGCGAGACCTTCAAGTTGGAATGCAGCTGCAAAGGTGAACTTGCTCTGGCTCACCAAGAATGTGCTATTAAATGGTTTAGTATAAAGGGTAACAAGACCTGCGATGTGTGCAAAGAGGAAGTTCGAAACTTACCTGTCACTCTATTACGGATCCAAAGTATTCGAAATCGGAATAATGGTGGTAATAGGACTCAGCTGGAAGATGTAAATGGATACAG GGTTTGGCAGGAAGTCCCAGTGCTTGTCATTGTCAGCATGCTTGCCTATTTCTGTTTTCTTGAGCAGCTATTG GTTGGAAAAATGGGAACTGGTGCAATTGCCATATCTCTTCCATTTTCCTGTGTATTGGGTCTACTCTCCTCCATGACATCATCAACAATGG TGAAgagcaggttcatctggatatATGCATCTGTTCAGTTTGCTCTAGTGGTTCTCTTTGCGCACATATTTTACTCCGTG GTTCATGTGCAAGCAGTTCTGTCAATCCTTCTGGCCACATTTGCTGGCTTTGGTGTGGTGATGAGTGGGAGTTCTATTCTTGTGGAGTATTTTAGATGGAGGAGAAGAGTGCAGGCTCTATCAGAGCAGCGACATGGCCCGCAACTGATGCCACAAGCAGGACAAAATCCTCGAACATCAAACGTGCAGCGTCCAGGTCCAGGTTCAGGTTCAGGTTTGGCTCCTTCCAACCACAGTCAACCTGTGGTGCAAAATCAACAGAACTCAAATCAGAGCTGA